A DNA window from Theobroma cacao cultivar B97-61/B2 chromosome 5, Criollo_cocoa_genome_V2, whole genome shotgun sequence contains the following coding sequences:
- the LOC18599066 gene encoding FT-interacting protein 1 produces MNPAAAANQKEEFKLKDTKPQLGERWPHGGMRGGGGWISSERATSTYDLVEQMFYLYVRVVKAKDLPTNPVTGNIDPYVEVKLGNYKGKTQHFEKKTNPEWNQVFAFSKEKLQSSILEVFVRDREMVGRDDYVGKVIFDMNEVPTRVPPDSPLAPQWYRLEHRRGDSKVKGEVMLAVWMGTQADEAFPEAWHTDAASVQGEGVFNIRSKVYVSPKLWYLRVNVIEAQDVEPHDRSQLPQAFVKAQVGNQILKTKLCPQKTINPMWNEDLIFVAAEPFEEQLYLTVENKVTSAKDEVMGRLILPLHDFERRLDHRPVHSKWCNLEKFGFGALEGDKRHELKFSSRVHLRVCLEGAYHVLDESTMYISDQRPTARQLWKNPIGILEVGILSAQGLQPMKTKDGRGTTDAYCVAKYGQKWVRTRTIMESFNPKWNEQYTWEVYDPCTVITLGVFDNCHLGGSEKPASGSGGKNDSRIGKVRIRLSTLETDRIYTNSYPLLVLQTSGLKKMGELQLAVRFTCLSLANMIYLYWHPLLPKMHYLHPFTVNQLDSLRYQAMNIVAVRLGRAEPPLRKEVVEYMLDVDSHMWSMRRSKANFFRIVSLFSGVIAMSKWLGDVCHWKNPVTSILVHVLFFILICYPELILPTIFLYMFLIGIWNYRFRPRHPPHMDTKLSWAEVVHPDELDEEFDTFPTSKAQDVVRMRYDRLRSVAGRIQTVVGDMATQGERFLALLSWRDPRATSLFVIFCLIAAVALYVTPFKIMALVAGLFWLRHPRFRSKLPSVPSNFFRRLPSRADSML; encoded by the coding sequence GCCAAAGATCTGCCAACTAATCCTGTCACCGGAAACATTGATCCTTATGTGGAAGTGAAGCTGGGGAATTATAAAGGAAAAACACAACATTTTGAGAAGAAAACAAACCCGGAATGGAACCAAGTCTTTGCATTCTCAAAGGAGAAGTTGCAGTCTTCAATTCTAGAGGTATTTGTCAGGGATAGGGAGATGGTCGGCAGAGATGATTATGTAGGAAAGGTGATCTTCGACATGAACGAAGTGCCCACAAGGGTTCCACCTGATAGCCCTTTAGCACCACAATGGTATAGATTAGAACATCGTCGAGGGGATAGCAAGGTGAAAGGAGAGGTTATGCTTGCGGTCTGGATGGGAACACAAGCTGATGAGGCTTTTCCAGAAGCCTGGCATACCGATGCTGCTTCGGTTCAAGGAGAGGGTGTTTTCAATATCCGATCAAAGGTTTACGTCTCTCCAAAACTGTGGTACCTCAGAGTGAACGTGATTGAAGCTCAAGATGTAGAGCCACATGACAGAAGCCAATTACCACAGGCTTTTGTTAAGGCTCAAGTTGGAAACCAAATACTCAAAACCAAGCTATGTCCCCAGAAGACGATAAATCCCATGTGGAATGAAGATTTAATATTCGTAGCAGCTGAACCTTTCGAGGAGCAACTGTATCTAACAGTTGAAAATAAAGTGACCTCTGCAAAGGATGAAGTTATGGGGAGGTTAATCTTGCCCCTCCACGACTTTGAACGGCGCTTGGATCATCGGCCAGTTCATTCAAAATGGTGCAACCTCGAAAAATTTGGATTTGGTGCTCTGGAGGGAGACAAGAGGCACGAACTCAAATTTTCAAGCAGGGTTCACCTTAGAGTATGTCTTGAAGGAGCTTACCATGTGCTGGATGAATCGACCATGTATATAAGTGACCAAAGGCCAACTGCCAGGCAGCTTTGGAAGAACCCAATTGGGATCCTGGAAGTGGGCATCTTAAGTGCTCAAGGTCTTCAACCGATGAAGACCAAAGATGGCAGGGGAACCACGGATGCTTACTGTGTGGCAAAATATGGGCAGAAGTGGGTTCGCACGAGAACTATAATGGAAAGCTTCAATCCGAAATGGAACGAGCAATACACTTGGGAGGTCTATGACCCTTGCACAGTAATCACATTGGGAGTTTTTGACAACTGCCACTTGGGTGGGAGTGAAAAACCAGCTTCAGGTAGTGGAGGTAAAAATGATTCCAGAATAGGAAAGGTAAGAATTCGACTATCTACCCTGGAAACAGATAGGATTTATACAAACTCTTACCCTCTTCTTGTTCTACAAACATCTGGATTGAAGAAGATGGGGGAGCTTCAGTTAGCAGTTAGGTTCACGTGCCTCTCTCTGGCAAATATGATTTACCTCTATTGGCATCCCTTGCTGCCAAAAATGCATTATTTGCATCCCTTCACTGTGAACCAGTTGGATAGCCTGAGATATCAGGCCATGAACATTGTTGCAGTGAGGCTTGGCCGAGCTGAGCCACCGCTGAGGAAAGAGGTTGTGGAGTATATGTTGGATGTGGATTCCCACATGTGGAGCATGAGAAGAAGCAAAGCTAACTTCTTCAGAATTGTCTCACTGTTTTCGGGCGTGATAGCTATGAGCAAGTGGCTTGGTGATGTTTGCCACTGGAAGAATCCTGTCACTAGTATTCTAGTACATGTACTGTTTTTCATACTGATCTGCTATCCAGAATTAATCCTGCCAACCATTTTCTTATACATGTTTCTTATTGGGATTTGGAATTACCGGTTCCGACCAAGGCATCCTCCTCACATGGACACCAAGCTGTCATGGGCAGAAGTAGTTCACCCAGATGAACTGGATGAAGAGTTCGACACTTTCCCAACATCCAAGGCTCAAGATGTAGTGAGGATGAGATATGACAGGCTTAGAAGTGTGGCGGGAAGAATTCAGACAGTGGTAGGAGACATGGCAACTCAAGGGGAGAGATTTCTGGCTCTACTCAGCTGGAGAGACCCCAGAGCAACTAGCCTCTTCGTAATATTCTGCCTAATTGCTGCAGTGGCACTGTATGTGACACCATTCAAGATCATGGCTTTGGTTGCAGGATTATTCTGGCTACGCCATCCCAGGTTCCGGAGCAAGCTACCTTCAGTACCAAGCAATTTCTTCAGGAGATTGCCCTCTCGAGCTGATAGCATGCTCTGA